In a genomic window of Streptomyces sp. NBC_01231:
- the carA gene encoding glutamine-hydrolyzing carbamoyl-phosphate synthase small subunit, with protein sequence MTTSKQGNASQKKGALPAVLVLEDGRVFNGRAYGAVGATFGEAVFSTGMTGYQETLTDPSYHRQVVVMTAPHVGNTGVNDEDPESKRIWVAGYVVRDPARVPSNWRSRRSLDEELRQQGVVGISGVDTRALTRHLRERGAMRVGIFSGNALPDEGTLLAEVRKAPEMKGADLSAEVATKEAYVVPAIGEKRFTVAAVDLGIKGMTPHRMAERGIEVHVLPATASAEEVYAVQPDGVFFSNGPGDPATADHPVSVMRAVLERGTPLFGICFGNQILGRALGFGTFKLKYGHRGINQPVQDRTTGKVEVTAHNHGFAVDAPLDQVSDTPYGRAEVSHVCLNDNVVEGLRLLDRPAFSVQYHPEAAAGPHDAAYLFDRFVSLMEGQRA encoded by the coding sequence ATGACGACCTCCAAGCAGGGGAATGCCTCGCAGAAGAAAGGGGCGCTTCCCGCCGTACTCGTCCTGGAGGACGGCCGGGTCTTCAACGGCCGTGCCTACGGGGCCGTGGGGGCGACCTTCGGCGAAGCCGTGTTCTCCACCGGCATGACCGGCTACCAGGAGACCCTCACCGACCCCTCGTACCACCGCCAGGTCGTCGTGATGACCGCCCCGCACGTCGGCAACACCGGGGTCAACGACGAGGACCCCGAGTCGAAGCGGATCTGGGTCGCCGGATACGTGGTGCGCGACCCCGCGCGCGTGCCGTCCAACTGGCGCTCCCGCCGCTCGCTCGACGAGGAACTGCGCCAACAGGGCGTCGTCGGCATCTCCGGCGTCGACACGCGCGCCTTGACGCGCCATCTGAGGGAGCGCGGCGCCATGCGCGTCGGCATCTTCTCCGGCAACGCGCTGCCCGACGAGGGCACCCTGCTCGCCGAGGTGCGCAAGGCCCCCGAGATGAAGGGCGCCGACCTGTCGGCGGAAGTCGCCACCAAGGAGGCGTACGTCGTCCCGGCGATCGGCGAGAAGAGGTTCACCGTCGCGGCGGTCGACCTCGGCATCAAGGGCATGACCCCGCACCGGATGGCCGAGCGCGGCATCGAGGTGCACGTGCTGCCCGCCACGGCGAGCGCCGAGGAGGTGTACGCCGTCCAGCCCGACGGCGTGTTCTTCTCCAACGGACCCGGTGACCCGGCCACCGCCGACCACCCGGTCTCGGTGATGCGGGCGGTCCTGGAGCGCGGCACCCCGCTCTTCGGCATCTGCTTCGGCAACCAGATCCTGGGCCGCGCGCTCGGGTTCGGCACCTTCAAGCTGAAGTACGGCCACCGCGGCATCAACCAGCCCGTGCAGGACCGTACGACCGGCAAGGTCGAGGTCACCGCGCACAACCACGGCTTCGCCGTCGACGCCCCGCTCGACCAGGTCTCCGACACTCCCTACGGCCGCGCCGAGGTCTCCCACGTCTGCCTCAACGACAACGTGGTGGAGGGACTCCGCCTCCTCGACCGACCGGCCTTCAGCGTCCAGTACCACCCCGAAGCGGCAGCCGGCCCGCACGACGCCGCCTACCTGTTCGACCGCTTCGTATCCCTGATGGAGGGCCAGCGTGCCTAA
- a CDS encoding dihydroorotase, whose amino-acid sequence MSKILIRGAKVLGGEAQDVLIDGEVIEAVGTGLSAEGAGRAGGAHDVVCVEADGKVLLPGLVDLHTHLREPGREDSETVLTGTRAAASGGYTAVFAMANTFPVADTAGVVEQVYRLGRESGYCDVQPIGAVTVGLEGRKLAELGAMHESAAGVTVFSDDGKCVDDAVIMRRALEYVKAFGGVVAQHAQEPRLTEGAQMNEGVVSAQLGLGGWPAVAEESIIARDVLLAEHVGSRVHICHLSTAGSVEIVRWAKSRGIDVTAEVTPHHLLLTEELVRTYNPVFKVNPPLRTERDVYALREALADGTIDIVATDHAPHPHEDKDCEWAAAAMGMVGLETALSVVQETMVDTGLLDWAQVADRMSVKPAQIGRTKGHGRPVSAGEPANLTLVDTAYRGSVDPAGFASRSRNTPYEGRELPGRVTHTWLRGKATLVDGKLT is encoded by the coding sequence ATGAGCAAGATCCTGATCCGTGGTGCCAAGGTGCTCGGCGGCGAGGCGCAGGACGTCCTGATCGACGGCGAGGTCATCGAGGCCGTCGGTACGGGACTGTCAGCAGAGGGTGCCGGTCGTGCCGGAGGCGCGCACGATGTGGTCTGTGTCGAGGCCGACGGCAAGGTGCTGCTGCCGGGCCTGGTCGACCTGCACACCCATCTGCGTGAGCCCGGCCGCGAGGACTCCGAGACGGTGCTGACCGGTACCCGCGCGGCCGCCTCCGGTGGCTACACCGCCGTGTTCGCCATGGCCAACACCTTCCCGGTCGCCGACACCGCCGGTGTGGTCGAGCAGGTCTACCGGCTAGGCCGGGAGAGCGGCTACTGCGATGTGCAGCCGATCGGCGCCGTCACGGTCGGTCTGGAGGGCCGCAAGCTCGCCGAGCTGGGCGCCATGCACGAGTCGGCGGCCGGTGTCACCGTCTTCTCCGACGACGGCAAGTGCGTCGACGACGCCGTGATCATGCGCCGGGCCCTGGAGTACGTGAAGGCCTTCGGCGGAGTGGTCGCGCAGCACGCCCAGGAACCGCGGCTGACCGAGGGCGCCCAGATGAACGAGGGCGTCGTCTCCGCCCAGCTGGGGCTCGGCGGCTGGCCGGCGGTGGCCGAAGAATCGATCATCGCCCGGGATGTCCTGCTCGCCGAGCACGTCGGCTCCCGCGTCCACATCTGCCATCTGTCGACCGCCGGCTCGGTGGAGATCGTCCGCTGGGCCAAGTCCCGCGGCATCGACGTCACCGCCGAGGTCACCCCGCACCACCTGCTCCTCACCGAAGAGCTGGTGCGGACCTACAACCCGGTCTTCAAGGTGAACCCGCCGCTGCGCACCGAGCGTGACGTGTACGCCCTGCGCGAGGCGCTCGCCGACGGCACCATCGACATCGTCGCCACCGACCACGCCCCGCACCCGCACGAGGACAAGGACTGCGAGTGGGCCGCGGCCGCCATGGGCATGGTCGGGCTGGAGACCGCGTTGTCAGTGGTCCAGGAGACGATGGTCGACACCGGGCTGCTCGACTGGGCCCAGGTCGCCGACCGGATGTCCGTCAAGCCCGCGCAGATCGGGCGGACGAAGGGCCACGGCCGTCCCGTCTCGGCAGGTGAGCCCGCCAACCTCACGCTCGTCGACACGGCATACCGTGGGTCCGTGGACCCCGCGGGCTTCGCCTCGCGCAGCCGGAACACCCCGTACGAGGGGCGTGAGCTGCCGGGACGTGTCACGCACACGTGGCTCCGGGGCAAGGCCACGCTCGTCGACGGGAAGCTCACGTGA
- a CDS encoding aspartate carbamoyltransferase catalytic subunit has translation MQRHLISAADLTRDDAVLILDTAEEMARVADRPIKKLPTLRGRTVVNLFFEDSTRTRISFEAAEKRLSADVINFSAKGSSVSKGESLKDTAQTLEAMGVDAVVIRHGASGAPYRLANSGWIDAAVINAGDGTHQHPTQALLDAFTMRRRLVGRDAGLGQDLADKHITIVGDILHSRVARSNVDLLHTLGAEVTLVAPPTLVPVGVETWPCEISYDLDSTLPKSDAVMMLRVQQERMNAAFFPTEREYARRYGLDGERMARMPEHAIVMHPGPMVRGMEITAEVADSERCTVVEQVANGVSIRMAVLYLLLGGNEPAVSHARIEEK, from the coding sequence ATGCAGCGTCATCTCATCTCGGCCGCCGACCTCACCCGCGACGACGCCGTCCTGATCCTCGACACCGCCGAGGAGATGGCCCGGGTCGCCGACCGGCCGATCAAGAAACTGCCGACCCTGCGCGGCCGGACCGTCGTCAACCTCTTCTTCGAGGACTCCACCCGGACCCGGATCTCCTTCGAGGCCGCGGAGAAGCGGCTGTCCGCGGACGTCATCAACTTCTCCGCCAAGGGATCCAGCGTGTCCAAGGGCGAGTCTCTGAAGGACACGGCCCAGACCCTGGAGGCCATGGGCGTCGACGCCGTCGTCATCCGGCACGGTGCCTCCGGAGCGCCGTACCGCCTGGCCAACTCCGGCTGGATCGACGCGGCCGTCATCAACGCCGGCGACGGTACCCACCAGCACCCCACCCAGGCGCTGCTCGACGCCTTCACCATGCGCCGTCGGCTCGTCGGCCGGGACGCCGGCCTCGGCCAGGACCTCGCCGACAAGCACATCACGATCGTCGGCGACATCCTGCACAGCCGGGTGGCCCGCTCCAACGTCGACCTGCTGCACACCCTCGGCGCCGAGGTCACCCTCGTCGCCCCGCCCACCCTGGTGCCGGTGGGCGTCGAGACCTGGCCCTGCGAGATCTCGTACGACCTCGACAGCACGCTGCCGAAGTCCGACGCGGTGATGATGCTGCGCGTGCAGCAAGAGCGCATGAACGCGGCGTTCTTCCCGACCGAGCGCGAGTACGCGCGGCGCTACGGCCTCGACGGCGAGCGCATGGCGCGGATGCCCGAGCACGCCATCGTGATGCACCCCGGTCCGATGGTCCGGGGCATGGAGATCACCGCCGAGGTCGCCGACTCCGAGCGCTGCACCGTCGTCGAGCAGGTCGCAAACGGAGTCTCCATCCGGATGGCGGTCCTGTACCTGCTTCTGGGGGGCAACGAACCCGCCGTCAGCCACGCCCGTATCGAGGAGAAGTAA
- the pyrR gene encoding bifunctional pyr operon transcriptional regulator/uracil phosphoribosyltransferase PyrR: MDTQHGTQHDSQSDKRHDAQQSDARPVLEGPDIARVLTRIAHEIVERAKGADDVVLLGIPTRGVFLAQRLAAKLEQITERKIPVGSLDITMYRDDLRMHPPRALARTDIPGDGLDGKLVVLVDDVLFSGRTIRAALDALNDIGRPRAVQLAVLVDRGHRELPIRADYVGKNLPTSLRETVKVQLAEEDGRDTVLLGVKQTAPGAPH, encoded by the coding sequence ATGGACACCCAGCACGGCACCCAGCACGACAGTCAGTCCGACAAGCGGCACGACGCACAGCAGTCCGATGCCCGGCCCGTTCTCGAAGGCCCCGACATCGCGCGGGTGTTGACCCGCATCGCCCACGAGATCGTCGAACGCGCCAAGGGCGCCGACGACGTGGTGCTCCTCGGCATTCCGACCCGGGGCGTCTTCCTCGCCCAGCGGCTCGCGGCCAAGTTGGAGCAGATCACCGAGCGCAAGATCCCCGTCGGGTCGCTCGACATCACCATGTACCGCGACGACCTGCGCATGCACCCGCCGCGTGCGCTGGCCCGCACCGACATCCCCGGCGACGGCCTCGACGGCAAGCTGGTCGTCCTCGTCGACGACGTGCTTTTCTCCGGCCGCACCATCCGCGCCGCTCTCGACGCCCTGAACGACATCGGGCGACCGCGTGCCGTGCAGCTCGCCGTACTGGTCGACAGAGGCCACCGCGAACTGCCCATCCGCGCCGACTACGTCGGCAAGAACCTCCCCACGTCGTTGCGGGAGACGGTCAAGGTCCAGCTCGCCGAGGAGGACGGTCGCGACACCGTGCTGCTCGGTGTCAAGCAGACCGCTCCGGGCGCGCCGCACTAG
- the bldD gene encoding transcriptional regulator BldD: protein MSSEYAKQLGAKLRAIRTQQGLSLHGVEEKSQGRWKAVVVGSYERGDRAVTVQRLAELADFYGVPVQELLPGTTPGGAAEPPPKLVLDLERLAHVPAEKAGPLQRYAATIQSQRGDYNGKVLSIRQDDLRTLAVIYDQSPSVLTEQLISWGVLDADARRAVASHEES from the coding sequence ATGTCCAGCGAATACGCCAAACAGCTCGGGGCCAAGCTCCGGGCCATCCGCACCCAGCAGGGCCTTTCCCTCCACGGTGTCGAGGAGAAGTCCCAGGGGCGCTGGAAGGCCGTCGTGGTCGGTTCCTACGAGCGCGGCGACCGCGCCGTGACCGTGCAGCGTCTTGCCGAGCTGGCCGATTTCTATGGCGTTCCCGTGCAGGAGCTGCTGCCGGGCACCACCCCGGGCGGCGCCGCCGAGCCGCCGCCGAAGCTGGTCCTGGACCTGGAGCGGCTGGCCCATGTTCCGGCCGAGAAGGCGGGGCCGCTGCAGCGGTATGCCGCCACGATCCAGTCCCAGCGCGGTGACTACAACGGCAAGGTGCTCTCGATCCGCCAGGACGACCTGCGCACACTCGCCGTCATCTACGACCAGTCGCCCTCGGTCCTCACCGAGCAGCTGATCAGCTGGGGCGTGCTGGACGCGGACGCGCGCCGTGCGGTGGCGTCCCACGAGGAGAGCTGA
- the nusB gene encoding transcription antitermination factor NusB — protein sequence MAARNTARKRAFQILFEGDQRAVDVLTVLADWIRLSRDDPRQPPVSEYTMQLVEGYAVHAKRIDELIAQYSVGWTLDRMPVVDRNILRLGAYELIWADETPDAVVLDEMVQLAKEFSTDESPSFVNGLLGRFKDLKSSLRRDEA from the coding sequence GTGGCTGCCCGCAACACGGCCCGCAAGCGTGCCTTCCAGATCCTCTTCGAGGGCGACCAGCGCGCGGTCGACGTCCTGACCGTCCTCGCGGACTGGATCCGGCTCTCCCGGGACGACCCCCGGCAACCGCCGGTGAGCGAGTACACGATGCAGCTGGTCGAGGGCTACGCGGTGCACGCGAAGCGCATCGACGAGCTGATCGCTCAGTACTCCGTCGGCTGGACGCTCGACCGGATGCCGGTCGTCGACCGCAACATCCTGCGTCTGGGCGCCTACGAGCTGATCTGGGCGGACGAGACGCCGGACGCCGTCGTGCTCGACGAGATGGTGCAGCTGGCGAAGGAGTTCTCCACGGACGAGTCGCCCTCGTTCGTCAACGGACTCCTCGGCCGGTTCAAGGACCTCAAGTCATCACTGCGCCGGGACGAGGCGTAA
- the efp gene encoding elongation factor P, with protein MASTNDLKNGLVLKLEGGQLWSVVEFQHVKPGKGPAFVRTKLKNVLSGKVVDKTFNAGVKVETATVDKRDMQFSYMDGEYFVFMDMETYDQLMVDRKAVGDAANFLIEGFTATVAQHEGEVLFVELPAAVELVVQETEPGLQGDRSTGGTKPATLETGHQINVPLFITTGEKIKVDTRTSDYLGRVNS; from the coding sequence GTGGCTTCCACGAACGACCTCAAGAACGGCCTGGTGCTCAAGCTCGAAGGCGGCCAGCTCTGGTCCGTCGTCGAGTTCCAGCACGTCAAGCCCGGCAAGGGCCCGGCCTTCGTGCGCACCAAGCTCAAGAACGTGCTCTCCGGCAAGGTCGTCGACAAGACCTTCAACGCCGGCGTCAAGGTCGAAACGGCCACTGTCGACAAGCGTGACATGCAGTTCTCGTACATGGACGGCGAGTACTTCGTCTTCATGGACATGGAGACCTACGACCAGCTGATGGTCGACCGCAAGGCCGTCGGCGACGCCGCCAACTTCCTCATCGAGGGCTTCACGGCCACCGTCGCCCAGCACGAGGGTGAGGTGCTCTTCGTCGAGCTCCCGGCAGCCGTCGAACTGGTCGTCCAGGAGACCGAGCCGGGCCTCCAGGGCGACCGCTCCACCGGCGGCACCAAGCCCGCCACCCTGGAGACCGGTCACCAGATCAACGTCCCGCTCTTCATCACCACCGGTGAGAAGATCAAGGTCGACACCCGCACGAGCGACTACCTCGGCCGGGTGAACAGCTAA
- a CDS encoding aminopeptidase P family protein — protein sequence MSEVYAARRTRLRERCQAGGSASALVTRPANVRYLAGTAPHHAVLLLGRTEDLLLCPGPPDDRSADGRPDEALRVQRLPGPGGDPAVAAADLAAGQGGDCLAVEEHHLTVARHRAIRSVVPRLRLADMGSAVEQLRVVKDEEEISCLRIGAEIADQALGELLESILVGRTERHLALELERRLVDHGADGPAFATSVATGPNSGRRSHRPTDRRVEEGDFLSVCLGATYRGYRCEIGRTFVIGTSPTDWQIELYDVVFAAQRAARETLTPGVAYRDVDRAARQVLDSAGYAESLPALTGHGVGLEIDEDPQLAPAAMGKLDACVPVTVEPGVHLPGRGGVRIDDTLVVRPEADGGPELLTITTKELLAL from the coding sequence ATGTCAGAGGTCTACGCCGCCCGCCGAACCCGCCTACGGGAACGCTGCCAAGCCGGCGGCAGCGCCTCCGCGCTGGTCACCCGCCCCGCCAACGTCCGCTACCTCGCGGGCACCGCCCCCCATCACGCCGTCCTGCTCCTCGGCCGGACCGAGGATCTGCTGCTGTGTCCCGGCCCGCCCGACGACCGCTCCGCGGACGGCCGGCCCGACGAGGCGCTGCGCGTGCAGCGGCTGCCGGGACCCGGCGGCGATCCCGCCGTCGCGGCGGCGGACCTCGCGGCCGGCCAGGGCGGTGACTGTCTCGCCGTCGAGGAGCATCACCTCACGGTCGCCCGGCACCGGGCCATCCGATCGGTCGTGCCCCGGCTTCGCCTCGCCGACATGGGGAGCGCGGTCGAACAGCTGAGGGTGGTGAAGGACGAGGAGGAGATCTCCTGCCTCAGGATCGGCGCCGAGATCGCCGACCAGGCACTGGGCGAACTGCTGGAGTCCATCCTCGTCGGCCGCACCGAACGCCACCTCGCCCTGGAACTGGAGCGCCGCCTCGTCGACCACGGCGCCGACGGCCCCGCGTTCGCGACCTCCGTCGCCACCGGCCCCAACTCCGGCAGACGCTCCCACCGTCCCACGGACCGGCGGGTCGAGGAGGGCGACTTCCTCTCCGTCTGTCTCGGCGCCACCTACCGCGGCTACCGCTGCGAGATCGGCCGCACCTTCGTCATCGGTACGTCTCCCACCGACTGGCAGATCGAGCTGTACGACGTCGTCTTCGCCGCTCAGCGGGCCGCGCGCGAGACACTGACTCCAGGTGTCGCCTACCGCGACGTGGACCGTGCCGCACGCCAGGTACTGGACTCCGCGGGATACGCCGAAAGCCTTCCCGCCCTGACCGGACACGGTGTGGGACTCGAAATCGACGAGGACCCGCAGTTGGCCCCCGCGGCCATGGGTAAACTGGACGCCTGCGTGCCTGTCACCGTCGAACCCGGGGTCCACCTCCCGGGCCGGGGCGGTGTCAGGATCGATGACACGCTCGTCGTCCGCCCCGAGGCGGACGGCGGACCCGAGCTACTCACCATCACGACCAAGGAGCTGCTCGCGCTGTAG
- a CDS encoding ATP-binding protein, translating to MQHAVGSPLPPPHQPGHGPATGWSPAAHHPGPHHPGPHQGSAPVPPPPPAPGFTGAPAAPAPPTPQHAPVSPAPDTTGHVPLPPGGPVPMPSAPPATAPHDPAATTLAVLLIGPAGAGKTSVAKYWADHRRVPTAHISLDDVREWVRSGFADPQSGWNDHSEAQYRLARRTCGFAARNFLANGISCILDDAVFPDRPVVGLGGWKRHVGPGLLPVVLLPGLEIVLERNAERSGNRRLTDDEVARIHGRMAGWYGSGLPIIDNSQLDVPQTAQVLDDVLARSIASPPNW from the coding sequence ATGCAGCACGCAGTGGGTTCTCCGCTGCCGCCGCCCCACCAGCCGGGGCACGGACCGGCAACCGGCTGGTCGCCGGCCGCACATCACCCGGGGCCGCACCACCCCGGTCCACACCAGGGCTCCGCCCCCGTGCCCCCGCCGCCTCCCGCCCCCGGCTTCACCGGAGCCCCCGCGGCACCGGCGCCCCCCACCCCGCAGCACGCCCCGGTGTCCCCGGCCCCCGACACCACCGGCCATGTACCGCTGCCGCCCGGCGGCCCCGTCCCCATGCCCAGTGCGCCGCCCGCGACCGCCCCCCACGACCCGGCCGCCACCACCCTCGCGGTGTTGCTCATCGGCCCCGCGGGCGCCGGCAAGACCAGTGTCGCCAAGTACTGGGCGGACCACCGACGGGTCCCCACCGCCCACATCAGCCTGGACGACGTACGCGAATGGGTCCGCTCCGGCTTCGCCGACCCCCAGTCCGGGTGGAACGACCACTCCGAGGCGCAGTACCGTCTGGCCCGCCGCACCTGCGGCTTCGCGGCGCGCAACTTCCTCGCCAACGGGATCTCGTGCATCCTCGACGACGCCGTCTTCCCGGACCGCCCGGTCGTCGGCCTCGGCGGCTGGAAGCGGCACGTTGGCCCGGGGCTGCTGCCCGTGGTCCTGCTGCCCGGCCTGGAGATCGTCCTGGAGCGCAACGCCGAACGCTCGGGCAACCGCCGCCTCACCGACGACGAGGTCGCCCGTATCCACGGCCGGATGGCCGGCTGGTACGGCTCCGGCCTCCCGATCATCGACAACTCCCAGCTGGACGTACCCCAGACGGCTCAGGTCCTCGACGACGTACTGGCGAGGTCCATAGCCAGCCCACCCAACTGGTGA
- the aroB gene encoding 3-dehydroquinate synthase encodes MSEAVTRIQVGGTAGSEPYEVLVGRQLLGELPGLIGDRVKRVAIVHPEALAETGEALRADLAGQGYEAVAIQVPNAEEAKTAEVAAYCWKALGQSGFTRSDVIVGVGGGASTDLAGFVAATWLRGVRWIAVPTTVLAMVDAAVGGKTGINTAEGKNLVGSFHPPAGVLCDLAALDSLPVNDYVSGLAEIIKAGFIADPRILELIEADPEAARTPAGPHTAELIERSIRVKAEVVSSDLKESGLREILNYGHTLAHAIEKNERYKWRHGAAVSVGMHFAAELGRLAGRLDDATADRHRAVLESVGLPLHYRHDQWPKLLETMKVDKKSRGDLLRFIVLDGLAKPTVLEGPDPAVLLAAYGEVGE; translated from the coding sequence ATGAGCGAGGCAGTCACCCGGATCCAGGTCGGCGGTACCGCGGGCAGCGAACCGTACGAGGTTCTGGTGGGCCGGCAACTCCTGGGTGAGCTGCCCGGGTTGATCGGCGACAGGGTCAAGCGGGTCGCGATCGTCCACCCCGAGGCACTGGCCGAGACCGGCGAGGCGCTCCGCGCCGACCTGGCCGGACAGGGCTACGAGGCCGTCGCCATCCAGGTGCCGAACGCGGAGGAGGCCAAGACCGCCGAGGTCGCCGCCTACTGCTGGAAGGCGCTCGGCCAGTCCGGGTTCACCCGCTCCGACGTCATCGTCGGCGTCGGCGGCGGCGCCAGCACCGACCTCGCCGGGTTCGTGGCCGCGACCTGGCTGCGCGGAGTGCGCTGGATCGCCGTACCGACCACCGTGCTCGCCATGGTGGACGCGGCTGTCGGCGGCAAGACCGGCATCAACACCGCCGAGGGCAAGAACCTCGTCGGCTCGTTCCACCCCCCGGCCGGTGTGCTGTGCGACCTGGCCGCGCTCGACTCCCTCCCGGTCAACGACTACGTCTCCGGGCTCGCCGAGATCATCAAGGCCGGCTTCATCGCCGACCCGAGGATCCTGGAACTCATCGAGGCTGACCCCGAGGCCGCCCGGACTCCGGCGGGACCGCACACCGCCGAGCTCATCGAGCGCTCCATCCGGGTCAAGGCGGAGGTCGTCTCCTCCGACCTCAAGGAGTCGGGCCTCAGGGAGATCCTCAACTACGGCCACACGCTCGCCCACGCCATCGAGAAGAACGAGCGCTACAAGTGGCGCCACGGCGCGGCCGTCTCGGTCGGCATGCACTTCGCCGCCGAACTGGGCCGCCTCGCGGGCCGGCTGGACGACGCCACCGCCGACCGCCACCGCGCGGTCCTGGAGTCGGTCGGCCTACCGCTGCACTACCGCCACGACCAGTGGCCCAAGCTGCTCGAGACCATGAAGGTCGACAAGAAGTCCCGCGGCGACCTGCTCCGCTTCATCGTCCTGGACGGGCTGGCCAAGCCCACCGTCCTGGAGGGACCCGACCCGGCCGTCCTCCTCGCCGCATACGGCGAAGTGGGCGAGTAG
- a CDS encoding shikimate kinase yields MGVGKSTVGQLLAERLDCAYRDTDDDIVTTQGRSIAEIFVEEGEEAFRAVEKRAVREALAQHSGVLALGGGAILDADTRGLLAGHRVVYLSMDVEEAVQRTGLNAARPLLAVNPRKQWRELMEARRHLYEGVATAVVATDGRTPEEVTQTALDALELKEA; encoded by the coding sequence ATGGGTGTGGGCAAGTCCACGGTCGGGCAGTTGCTCGCGGAGCGGCTGGACTGTGCGTACCGGGACACCGACGACGACATCGTCACCACACAGGGGCGGAGCATCGCGGAGATCTTCGTCGAGGAGGGTGAGGAGGCCTTCCGGGCGGTCGAGAAGCGGGCGGTGCGCGAGGCGCTCGCCCAGCACAGCGGTGTCCTCGCCCTTGGTGGCGGCGCGATTCTGGACGCGGACACCCGCGGCCTGCTGGCCGGGCATCGGGTCGTCTACCTCTCGATGGATGTCGAGGAGGCGGTCCAGCGCACCGGCCTGAACGCCGCCCGTCCGCTGCTGGCGGTCAACCCGCGCAAGCAGTGGCGGGAGTTGATGGAGGCGAGGCGGCATCTGTACGAGGGGGTTGCCACGGCCGTGGTGGCGACCGACGGCCGTACGCCCGAAGAGGTCACCCAAACCGCCCTGGACGCACTGGAGTTGAAGGAAGCATGA
- the aroC gene encoding chorismate synthase codes for MSRLRWLTAGESHGPALVATLEGLPAGVPITTEMVADHLARRRLGYGRGARMKFERDEVTFIGGVRHGLTLGSPVAVMVGNTEWPKWEQVMAADPVDPEILAGLARNAPLTRPRPGHADLAGMQKYGFDEARPILERASARETAARVALGAVARSYLKETAGIEIVSHVVELAAAKAPYGVYPKPSDVEKLDADPVRCLDADASKAMVAEIDQAHKDGDTLGGVVEVLAYGVPVGLGSHVHWDRRLDARLAAALMGIQAIKGVEVGDGFDLARVPGSQAHDEILATDDGIRRATGRSGGTEGGLSTGELLRVRAAMKPIATVPRALKTVDVVTGEATAAHHQRSDVCAVPAAGIVAEAMVALVVADAVAEKFGGDSVPETRRNVRSYLETLAIR; via the coding sequence TTGAGCAGGTTGCGCTGGCTGACAGCGGGGGAGTCCCATGGCCCCGCACTCGTGGCGACGCTGGAGGGTCTTCCCGCCGGCGTGCCGATCACCACGGAGATGGTGGCGGACCACCTGGCCCGGCGCCGGCTCGGTTATGGACGCGGTGCGCGGATGAAGTTCGAGCGTGACGAGGTCACGTTCATCGGCGGTGTGCGGCACGGCCTCACCCTGGGTTCCCCGGTCGCGGTGATGGTGGGCAACACCGAGTGGCCGAAGTGGGAGCAGGTGATGGCGGCCGACCCCGTCGACCCCGAGATCCTGGCGGGCCTGGCCCGCAACGCCCCGCTGACCCGCCCCCGGCCCGGCCACGCCGACCTGGCCGGCATGCAGAAGTACGGCTTCGACGAGGCCCGGCCGATCCTGGAGCGAGCCTCCGCGCGGGAGACGGCGGCCCGGGTGGCGCTGGGCGCGGTGGCCCGCTCGTACTTGAAGGAGACGGCCGGGATCGAGATCGTCTCGCACGTCGTGGAGCTGGCTGCGGCGAAGGCGCCCTACGGCGTCTACCCCAAGCCGTCCGACGTGGAGAAGCTGGACGCCGATCCGGTGCGTTGCCTGGACGCGGACGCCTCGAAGGCGATGGTCGCGGAGATCGACCAGGCCCACAAGGACGGCGACACCCTCGGTGGTGTGGTGGAGGTGCTGGCGTACGGCGTGCCGGTGGGGCTCGGCTCGCACGTGCACTGGGACCGTCGGCTGGATGCCCGGCTGGCCGCCGCTCTGATGGGGATCCAGGCGATCAAGGGCGTCGAGGTCGGTGACGGCTTCGACCTGGCGCGCGTGCCCGGTTCCCAGGCGCACGACGAGATCCTGGCAACGGACGACGGCATCAGGCGGGCGACGGGCCGTTCCGGCGGCACCGAGGGCGGCCTGTCCACGGGTGAGCTGCTGCGGGTGCGGGCGGCGATGAAGCCGATCGCGACCGTGCCGCGGGCCCTGAAGACCGTGGACGTGGTGACCGGTGAGGCGACGGCCGCTCACCACCAGCGTTCCGACGTGTGCGCGGTTCCGGCAGCCGGAATCGTCGCCGAGGCGATGGTGGCGCTGGTGGTCGCGGACGCGGTCGCGGAGAAGTTCGGCGGCGACTCGGTGCCCGAGACCCGCCGCAACGTCCGGTCCTACCTCGAGACCCTGGCGATCCGGTGA